A stretch of the Chitinophaga sp. Cy-1792 genome encodes the following:
- a CDS encoding CHRD domain-containing protein, translating into MRLNSVFIFGMLLLAACTMVGCKKDPKSDQFVLKFWNVQLKGTNVVPATPGNGASAYALLYLRDDYHLYYDIYFDSLPAGIVPEGVDIRVGGPVQNNSTTLLSLTGTFTGSKMSGNIDMPKTMVDSLLKTSGYMVIKSKTAPDGLVRGQLDKKIIFSKDVAMTAAQVVPAANNSATANFSIRITEDNIGFYAIDVKNLPAGDALTETHIHTSAGATLLKMASKPADYGVQLNMSITGEPLRALQQDPLYVDVHSTLYPNGLVRGTLR; encoded by the coding sequence ATGCGCCTGAATTCCGTATTCATTTTCGGCATGCTGCTATTAGCGGCATGCACGATGGTAGGCTGTAAAAAAGATCCTAAATCGGACCAGTTTGTGCTGAAATTCTGGAATGTTCAGCTAAAAGGAACGAATGTCGTTCCGGCCACACCTGGTAATGGAGCCAGTGCCTATGCACTGCTGTACCTCCGCGACGACTACCATCTTTATTATGACATCTATTTCGATTCCCTCCCCGCAGGAATTGTACCGGAAGGAGTAGACATCCGCGTTGGCGGGCCTGTACAAAACAACAGTACTACCCTCCTTTCACTGACCGGCACTTTCACCGGTTCCAAAATGAGCGGCAACATCGACATGCCTAAAACCATGGTAGATAGTCTGCTCAAAACATCCGGCTATATGGTCATTAAGTCCAAAACTGCACCGGACGGACTGGTAAGAGGTCAGCTCGACAAGAAAATCATTTTCTCCAAGGATGTGGCGATGACCGCTGCACAGGTAGTTCCTGCGGCTAACAACAGCGCCACCGCAAATTTCTCTATCCGCATTACGGAAGATAATATCGGTTTTTATGCAATCGATGTCAAAAACCTTCCTGCAGGCGATGCACTAACGGAAACGCATATACACACCAGCGCAGGCGCAACATTGCTGAAGATGGCCTCCAAGCCGGCAGACTATGGCGTGCAGCTGAACATGTCCATCACCGGGGAGCCGCTGCGCGCACTGCAACAGGACCCTTTATACGTGGACGTTCACTCTACCCTGTACCCCAATGGCCTGGTGCGTGGCACCCTCCGTTAA